A genomic segment from Nicotiana tabacum cultivar K326 chromosome 9, ASM71507v2, whole genome shotgun sequence encodes:
- the LOC107779167 gene encoding uncharacterized protein LOC107779167 isoform X2 produces the protein MGRPGLRSCGVSAEYSCEQPKLEISGNIRLMQHISRSQNVDEDYVEFLKFLYNYDITSQSYTNEHGNDGSADAIEDEDEADPQYKIFLANAKPDGKSYVLKVDSEDGFPVFIKYEKECGCNHGCECLHQEKQKDMEMQKDAVDKKNLLSSNRSMGDVDAIFEPVDPISQRKIGIVSRKLSTGKHGASKRQGKSKTKIKSGEEKMMEKGSRPVNVTGKVEASDVDEDYRLLLENLECKNWGLKAPLRSGTIIEYEAVEDDVEILYDNGGTLNKRNVRSKFRQKVMDLLKKPYNPNEYEELWTDVNAKKPVLKHMDLRNGKMKFYETQKMGKSYLDHHAESHQQGIIHTLERR, from the exons ATGGGGCGGCCAGGATTGAGGAGCTGTGGTGTCTCGGCAGAGTATTCGTGTGAACAACCGAAATTAGAGATTAGTGGTAATATTCGTCTAATGCAACATATTTCAAGATCACAGAATGTTGATGAAGATTATGTCGAGTTTTTAAAGTTTCTCTACAACTATGATATAACTTCTCAGTCATACACAAATGAACATGGAAATGATGGCAGCGCTGATGCGATTGAGGATGAGGATGAAGCTGACCCGCAGTACAAGATTTTTTTGGCTAATGCTAAGCCTGATGGAAAGTCATATGTGCTAAAAGTTGATTCAGAGGATGGGTTTCCTGTGTTCATAAAGTATGAGAAAGAGTGTGGGTGTAATCATGGGTGTGAATGTTTGCATCAAGAAAAACAGAAGGATATGGAGATGCAAAAGGATGCTGTGGATAAGAAAAACTTGCTCAGTAGCAATAGATCCATGGGAGACGTGGATGCGATATTTGAGCCTGTCGATCCTATTTCTCAGAGGAAAATAGGGATTGTGAGCCGGAAGCTTAGCACGGGGAAACATGGGGCATCCAAGAGGCAGGGAAAATCCAAGACTAAGATAAAGTCAGGTGAGGAGAAGATGATGGAAAAAGGGAGTAGACCAGTTAATGTCACAGGTAAAGTCGAAGCATCTGATGTAGATGAAGATTATCGGTTACTCCTGGAGAATCTTGAATGTAAGAATTGGGGCTTGAAAGCCCCGTTAAGAAGCGGTACCATTATTGAATATGAAGCCGTGGAAGATGATGTTGAAATCCTTTACGACAATGGTGGTACGCTCAACAAG AGAAATGTGCGGTCTAAGTTCAGGCAGAAAGTCATGGATCTTCTAAAGAAGCCTTACAATCCAAATGAGTACGAAGAACTATGGACTGATGTCAATGCTAAAAAACCAGTGCTAAAGCATATGGACTTGCGTAATGGGAAAATGAAGTTTTATGAGACACAGAAAATGGGAAAGTCATATCTGGATCACCATGCAG AATCTCACCAACAAGGAATCATTCATACCTTGGAAAGACGCTGA
- the LOC107779167 gene encoding uncharacterized protein LOC107779167 isoform X3, translating to MGRPGLRSCGVSAEYSCEQPKLEISGNIRLMQHISRSQNVDEDYVEFLKFLYNYDITSQSYTNEHGNDGSADAIEDEDEADPQYKIFLANAKPDGKSYVLKVDSEDGFPVFIKYEKECGCNHGCECLHQEKQKDMEMQKDAVDKKNLLSSNRSMGDVDAIFEPVDPISQRKIGIVSRKLSTGKHGASKRQGKSKTKIKSGEEKMMEKGSRPVNVTGKVEASDVDEDYRLLLENLECKNWGLKAPLRSGTIIEYEAVEDDVEILYDNGGTLNKRNVRSKFRQKVMDLLKKPYNPNEYEELWTDVNAKKPVLKHMDLRNGKMKFYETQKMGKSYLDHHAGEWFISAQ from the exons ATGGGGCGGCCAGGATTGAGGAGCTGTGGTGTCTCGGCAGAGTATTCGTGTGAACAACCGAAATTAGAGATTAGTGGTAATATTCGTCTAATGCAACATATTTCAAGATCACAGAATGTTGATGAAGATTATGTCGAGTTTTTAAAGTTTCTCTACAACTATGATATAACTTCTCAGTCATACACAAATGAACATGGAAATGATGGCAGCGCTGATGCGATTGAGGATGAGGATGAAGCTGACCCGCAGTACAAGATTTTTTTGGCTAATGCTAAGCCTGATGGAAAGTCATATGTGCTAAAAGTTGATTCAGAGGATGGGTTTCCTGTGTTCATAAAGTATGAGAAAGAGTGTGGGTGTAATCATGGGTGTGAATGTTTGCATCAAGAAAAACAGAAGGATATGGAGATGCAAAAGGATGCTGTGGATAAGAAAAACTTGCTCAGTAGCAATAGATCCATGGGAGACGTGGATGCGATATTTGAGCCTGTCGATCCTATTTCTCAGAGGAAAATAGGGATTGTGAGCCGGAAGCTTAGCACGGGGAAACATGGGGCATCCAAGAGGCAGGGAAAATCCAAGACTAAGATAAAGTCAGGTGAGGAGAAGATGATGGAAAAAGGGAGTAGACCAGTTAATGTCACAGGTAAAGTCGAAGCATCTGATGTAGATGAAGATTATCGGTTACTCCTGGAGAATCTTGAATGTAAGAATTGGGGCTTGAAAGCCCCGTTAAGAAGCGGTACCATTATTGAATATGAAGCCGTGGAAGATGATGTTGAAATCCTTTACGACAATGGTGGTACGCTCAACAAG AGAAATGTGCGGTCTAAGTTCAGGCAGAAAGTCATGGATCTTCTAAAGAAGCCTTACAATCCAAATGAGTACGAAGAACTATGGACTGATGTCAATGCTAAAAAACCAGTGCTAAAGCATATGGACTTGCGTAATGGGAAAATGAAGTTTTATGAGACACAGAAAATGGGAAAGTCATATCTGGATCACCATGCAG GTGAGTGGTTCATCTCAGCACAATAG
- the LOC107779167 gene encoding uncharacterized protein LOC107779167 isoform X1, whose protein sequence is MGRPGLRSCGVSAEYSCEQPKLEISGNIRLMQHISRSQNVDEDYVEFLKFLYNYDITSQSYTNEHGNDGSADAIEDEDEADPQYKIFLANAKPDGKSYVLKVDSEDGFPVFIKYEKECGCNHGCECLHQEKQKDMEMQKDAVDKKNLLSSNRSMGDVDAIFEPVDPISQRKIGIVSRKLSTGKHGASKRQGKSKTKIKSGEEKMMEKGSRPVNVTGKVEASDVDEDYRLLLENLECKNWGLKAPLRSGTIIEYEAVEDDVEILYDNGGTLNKRNVRSKFRQKVMDLLKKPYNPNEYEELWTDVNAKKPVLKHMDLRNGKMKFYETQKMGKSYLDHHADLQKRLKEVDNDNRKKLKILRGFFFWLQNLTNKESFIPWKDAEFLSRVAESS, encoded by the exons ATGGGGCGGCCAGGATTGAGGAGCTGTGGTGTCTCGGCAGAGTATTCGTGTGAACAACCGAAATTAGAGATTAGTGGTAATATTCGTCTAATGCAACATATTTCAAGATCACAGAATGTTGATGAAGATTATGTCGAGTTTTTAAAGTTTCTCTACAACTATGATATAACTTCTCAGTCATACACAAATGAACATGGAAATGATGGCAGCGCTGATGCGATTGAGGATGAGGATGAAGCTGACCCGCAGTACAAGATTTTTTTGGCTAATGCTAAGCCTGATGGAAAGTCATATGTGCTAAAAGTTGATTCAGAGGATGGGTTTCCTGTGTTCATAAAGTATGAGAAAGAGTGTGGGTGTAATCATGGGTGTGAATGTTTGCATCAAGAAAAACAGAAGGATATGGAGATGCAAAAGGATGCTGTGGATAAGAAAAACTTGCTCAGTAGCAATAGATCCATGGGAGACGTGGATGCGATATTTGAGCCTGTCGATCCTATTTCTCAGAGGAAAATAGGGATTGTGAGCCGGAAGCTTAGCACGGGGAAACATGGGGCATCCAAGAGGCAGGGAAAATCCAAGACTAAGATAAAGTCAGGTGAGGAGAAGATGATGGAAAAAGGGAGTAGACCAGTTAATGTCACAGGTAAAGTCGAAGCATCTGATGTAGATGAAGATTATCGGTTACTCCTGGAGAATCTTGAATGTAAGAATTGGGGCTTGAAAGCCCCGTTAAGAAGCGGTACCATTATTGAATATGAAGCCGTGGAAGATGATGTTGAAATCCTTTACGACAATGGTGGTACGCTCAACAAG AGAAATGTGCGGTCTAAGTTCAGGCAGAAAGTCATGGATCTTCTAAAGAAGCCTTACAATCCAAATGAGTACGAAGAACTATGGACTGATGTCAATGCTAAAAAACCAGTGCTAAAGCATATGGACTTGCGTAATGGGAAAATGAAGTTTTATGAGACACAGAAAATGGGAAAGTCATATCTGGATCACCATGCAG accttCAAAAAAGACTTAAAGAAGTTGATAATGATAATAGGAAAAAGTTGAAGATCTTGCGTGGCTTTTTCTTTTGGTTACAG AATCTCACCAACAAGGAATCATTCATACCTTGGAAAGACGCTGAGTTTCTTTCGCGGGTGGCTGAATCCAGCTAG